CTATGGCTGAGAAGAATGACCGAGCATAACGCCGTCAATGCGGCCATATCCGCCATTGCAGCAGATCGTTGTGAGAAATGCAGGTTAATAACGGTAGTGGTCCGATTTGTACGGTCCGTTCACGTCCACGCCAAGGTATTCCGCCTGTTCAGGTGTCAAGCGGGTGAGCTGCGCACCCAGCCTTTCCAGATGCAGTCGCGCCACTTCTTCATCCAGGTACTTGGGCAGTACGTACACCTTTTTATCGTGATTCTCACCGGCCAGCTTGATCTGGGCCAGGACCTGGTTGGTGAAACTCGAGCTCATCACGAAGCTGGGGTGCCCGGTGGCACAACCCAGGTTAACCAATCGGCCTTCGGCCAGAACGATGATTGAACGGCCCGAAACAAGAGTCCATTGATCGACCTGGGGTTTGATGTTGCGACGACGGCACTGGGGACTCTTCTCCAGGTAATCCATCTCGATCTCGTTATCAAAGTGGCCGATGTTGCAGACGATGGCACCGTCTTTCATTTGCTCCATGTGTGCTCCGGTCAGGACCTTGAAGTTGCCCGTGGCGGTCACGAATATATCCATATCGGCCACTACGTCATCGGTACGCACGACGGGATACCCTTCCATGGCGGCCTGCAGGGCGCAGATGGGATCGATTTCCGACACAAAAACACGCGCGCCGTATGCCTTCAGGGATTGAGCGCTTCCCTTGCCGACATCTCCAAAACCCATCACCAGAGCCTTTTTCCCGGCCAGCATGACGTCGGTGGCCCGCTTGATGCCGTCACTCAGGGACTCTCGGCAACCGTAAAGGTTGTCGAACTTGGACTTGGTTACCGAGTCATTGACATTAATGGCGGGAAACAGCAAATTTCCCTCACGCTCCAATTGATACAAGCGGCTCACTCCGGTCGTGGTTTCTTCGGAAACCCCGCGAATGTTGGCGGCCACCTGTTGCCAGCGTTTCGGATCAGCCTGGTATGCCCGCAGCAGGCGCTGGATCAGGGCCTGAAAGTCCGCATGATCATAGGATTTCTTTAGGCGGGCGGGATCCGCTTCACCGCGGACACCCTCATGCACAAACAATGTGGCGTCCCCGCCGTCGTCCACGATCAGGTCGGGACCACTGCCGTCCGGCCATGTCAGGGCCTGTTCAAGACACCACCAGTACTCGTCCAGGGTTTCTCCTTTCCAGGCGAACACGGCGGCTTTGTCGGCGGCGGCAATGGCGGCCGCGGCATGGTCCTGGGTGGAAAAAATGTTGCAGGAAGCCCAGCGCACATCCGCCCCCAATTCAACCAGCGTTTCAATCAACATGGCCGTTTGAATGGTCATGTGCAGGCTGCCGGTGATTTTATGGCCCGCAAGGGGTTTGTCGGCACCGTACTTCTCGCGCACCGCCATCAGTCCGGGCATTTCCCCTTCCGCCAGCTCCATTTCCTTGCGGCCCCATTCGGCCTGTGAAATATCCGCAACGCGGTATTTCAGATCAAGGTCCAGTTCAATAAAATTCATACTAGCCTCCAATTCGATTAATTTTGCATATCTATTTTTGTAGCCGGAAGAAAAAATCCCTCCAGCCCCTTTTGCAACGCAATGGTCTCTATCCGTCCGGCGGAAAAGCCGCTTTTTTGCAACCAGGCATGGATCTGCTCCCGGTCAAAACCCAACCAGCGATCTCCATATCGCTGCCGCATCTCTTTACGATCATGGCGGAGGAAATCCACAATCAGGAAGGGGGCCCGTGGTTTCAATACTCGATGGGCTTCGTCAAACACCTCAACCGGGTCTTCCAGATGATGCAGCACCATGTGAATGATCGCCAGATCCGCTTCCGCGTCCCGCAGGGGAAGGTGTCGCAAGCCGCCAATGCGCAGATCCACCGCGCCTTTTTGATTTTGAAAACGACGATGGGCGCTTTCAAGCATGCGGGGGGAATTGTCTACACCGATGACCCGGCGGCATCGCCGCAACAGCAGGGGAATCAAATCTCCCGCACCGCAACCCAGGTCGACCCCCGTGTCCACGGGCGGAATGGTGTTTAAAATCAACGATGCGAGGTCGAAATCGCCGAAAATTTCCCGCCTCAAGGCATCCCAGTCCTCGGCGATATTGTCGAAAAAACGCGTGGTTTCAGATTCACGCTGCATGACTACGCGTTGTGCCGCCTCGATATCCGCCTCATTCTCGGGAGTATCACCCAGAAACGAGCGCACGGCCTTTAGAAACGCGCCGCCTTCTCCATCACGGGCGGCGGCATAAAAGGTCCACAACCCCTGGCGTCGGTGGGTGACCAGTCCCCCCACGGCCAACATGCGCAGATGATGGGAAACACGTGACTGCCCGGTACGCAATACGGCAACCAATTCGTTGACGTTCAACTCCATGTGGAGCAATAGATGGATGATACGCAGACGCATGGGGTCCGACAGCGCCTTGAAACGGGAAAGTGTCGACATAAAAACAATATATCATGATATGTTGATATAGTCAAGTGGCGCGCTTGACCCGGAATTTTCGGGAGTTTATAATCCCATCATGGATGTGCGCAGGCGAATCAGGGAACTTTCGCGCCTGCTGCTCCACCATCAATACCTCTATTACGTGCTTTCCCGGCCGGAAATCACGGACCTTGAATACGACCGCTTGTTCAGTGAACTGTCGGAATTGGAAAAACGTTACCCGCAATGGGCATTGATCAACTCCCCCACCCGGCGTGTGGGCTCGGACCTGGATAACAGCCTGGAAGAGCACCCACACACGGTTGAGGTCCTTTCACTGGATAAAGAGTATACAACCGCCAAAGTGGTGGAATGGATGTGCAAACTTGCCGATCGCCACGGTGACCATACCGGTTTCGTTGCGGAAGAAAAGCTCGACGGCGCATCGGTTGTACTCTATTACCGCAAAGGAGAATTGTTTCGCGCCCTGACACGGGGCGACGGGTACAGCGGCAATGATGTCACCGCCAACGTGCGCACCATACCGTCGGTTCCTTTGGTACTGGAATCCAGCGACGACCTGGTTGTGCGCGGTGAAGTGTTCATGCATCGCGATGACTTCCTGGCCTTTAACCAGAGATTGGAAAACCGCTATTCCAGTCCCCGCAATCTGGCCGCGGGAACGCTTCGGCAATTGAAATCATCCCAGGCCGCCCGCGTTCCCCTGCGCTTCAACGGGTATGAAGCATGGATGGACGCCGGAAAAGTCGCGTGGAATTCCAAAGGCACTTCCCTGAGCCTGAAAACGGACCACGTGGCGCGCTTGTCTTATTTGCAGAATGCAGGATTCCGCATGAAAGGCCATGCGGGATTCTTTTGCCGCGATGTCGGACGTTGCCGGGAAGTTTCCCAACGCATTCCGGAACTCGCGGCTGGTACGCTGGAGGAATTCGAATCCTTTGTGAATAATGCCCGTGACCGGCGCGGTGCGCTGAATTACGAAATCGACGGCCTCGTGATCAAGATCAATGAAATCCCGCTGCGTGAAACCCTCGGTGCCACGGCCCATCATCCCCGTTGGGCCCTAGCTTTTAAATTCGACGCCCCGGAAGCCGAAACCCGGCTTCTGGGAATTCAGGTTCAAGTCGGACGCAACGGCAGGGTAACCCCGGTGGCGGAGTTGGAGCCGGTCGTCGTGGGGGGCAGCACGGTTTCCAGGGCTACGCTGCACAACCAGGAGTACATCAACACCCTTGAACTGCGCATAAAAGATCGGGTGCGGATTTCGCGCCGCGGGGATGTCATCCCCGCCGTGGAAAAAGTAGTGGAACCGGCGGACGGCCACGGTTCGATATTTCAACTCCCAAACAACTGTCCTTTCTGCGATTCAGACCTGGTGCGCCAGGGTGCCCATCATTTCTGCCCCAATCGCGATTGCCCGGAGCGGCAACGTCGCGCCCTGATCCACTTTACCGCACGCGCCCAGATGGATATCGAAAGCCTGGGCGAGAAAACCATCCATTTTCTTTATGAAAAAGACCTGGTTCGGCGCATACCCGATATCTACACCTTTGATCCGGACCAATTGCTTGGTGAAGCAGGATTCAAGCAGCGAAAAATCTCCGCCATTTGTGAAGGCGTGGAAGCCAGTCGCAACCAGCCCTTTTCCCGGGTACTGGCGGCATTGGGAATTGAGGGAATCGGCGCCGCCGCCGTGCGTTTGTTGATCGAAAACGGTTTTGATTCCATGCACAAGCTGATTGCCACGGCCGCACAGGGTGATGCGGAGCCTTTTGCCGCGATTCATGGTTTCGGAGAGACCACGGCCAGGGCCCTGGTGGAATACTTCCAGGACAGCGAAAATCTGAAGATGATTCGTGAACTGGAAGCCTGCGGCCTGCAAATGCAGGCACAAAAGGAAAGCGGTGAAGGCGATCGTTCACTGGAAAACACCGTGTGGGTCATCACCGGCTCTTTCAAACACTATTCTCCCCGTTCCCGCGCCGCCGATGAAATCAGTCAACGTGGGGGCCGTATCGCTGCAACCGTCACCAACCGCACCACCCACCTTTTGAAGGGCGAATCCCCCGGCTCCAAACTCGAAAGGGCCCTTGAAACCGGGGCGACCATTGTAGACGAAGAACAATTCATTGACCTGCTGAGAGCAAAATGACACCAACGCGCATGATGCATCGGGATGATCTGGACCAATGGCTGCGCCGCTTTTATCAAACAGATGATTTCAAAGACTATTGTCACAATGGCCTCCAGGTTGAAGGCCGGCGTGAAATCCGGCGCGTAGTCCTGGGTGTCTCCTTGAACGGGCTGCTGCTTAAGGCCGCCGTAAACTACATGGCGGACGCGGTTATCGTGCATCACGGTTTTTTCGGACGGGACTTGTTCCGCCTGACCGGGATCCGGCAACGCTGGGTCGCCACCCTTCTCAAACACGAAATCTCCCTGTTCGGCATCCACCTGCCCATGGACGCCCATCCCGTGTTGGGGCACAACGCCTTGATAACCGGGTGGATGGGCGGCAACTCGCCTGAACCGCTGGGTCCGGGGTTCCTGTCTGACAACGCCACGGCAGCGCCCCTTGATGAGCTGCTGCGCCGCCTGGCAAAACACCTCCCCGGCCGGGAGGGTGAAAGCAGGGCGGTTCCGGGTCACGACGAACAGGGATTTCGCCTGGAATGGCGCCACGGCTTCCAGGTCCTGGCCAACGGTCCTGAAATGCCCCGTCGTCTGGCCGTGGTTTCCGGTGGATCCGCAGACTTGTATGAAAGCGCCGTATCAAGGGGAGTGGATGCTTTTTTCTGCGGGGAAATCAAGGAACCGATACCCGCATTGTCCCGTGAAACCCGAACCCACTTCATCAACCTGGGCCATTACCGTTCGGAACTGCCCGGGATCCGGGCCCTGCGGGATGAACTGGCTTCCCGCCTGAACCTGCATGCCCGGTTCGTTGACGTACCCAATCCCATTTAATGAAAACCGAAAGGAGAACGCCCATGACCAAATTTAAGAGAACCTGGACGAAACTGGCGGTCATTGCCGCCATGGCGGCGGGGATCACTTGTCCCCTGGATGCCAGGCACTTTTTGTGGTCCGTTAAAGGCGAACAGGGATCGGCGTACATCATGGGATCGATTCACCTATTAAAGAAAGACTATTTTCCCCTGCCCGCAGCCATCCGTAACGCCTTTGCCGAATGTGGCGCCCTGGCGGTGGAAGCCGACATCTCCGCGGACAAAATGGCCGGGGCCGCTCTGATGCAGATGCAACTGGGAATGTATGCTGAGGACGACAGCCTGAAAAACCACGTGTCCACAAAAACCTGGCAATTGGCCGAGCGCAAGCTGAGCGAATTGGGCATGGATATCAAGGGCTTCTCCCGTTTCAAGCCCTGGATGCTGGCCCTCACCATTGTCAGCATGGAGATGATGCGCATGGGGTTCGATCCACGTTGGGGTGTGGACCGGTATTTCCTGGAAATCGCGCCGGAAGAAATGGAAATCCTGGAACTCGAGGGGCTGAAGTCGCAAATGGAGCTGTTTAACGGTTTCTCTGAAGCCATGAGTGAGCGCTTCCTGTTTTTCAACATCCAGGAATCCGAGAATGCGCGCAAACAGGTCGAAGACATGGTAGCCGCCTGGTTCACCGGCGACATCGACGCCATGGAATCCCTGCTGACCCGCAGTATCCAGGATCACCCCGAACTGACCGACCTCTATGATAAAATTGTGTATCAGCGCAACCGATCCATGACTGAACGCATCCTGGAACTGTTGTCAGCGGAACAAAAGCTTTTTGTGGTAGTGGGGGCGGCCCATCTGGTGGGGGATAAAGGTATCATCTCCCGGCTGCGTGGACGCGGATACCTCGTTCAACAACTGTAAACGAAGCG
This portion of the Candidatus Aminicenantes bacterium genome encodes:
- a CDS encoding adenosylhomocysteinase, coding for MNFIELDLDLKYRVADISQAEWGRKEMELAEGEMPGLMAVREKYGADKPLAGHKITGSLHMTIQTAMLIETLVELGADVRWASCNIFSTQDHAAAAIAAADKAAVFAWKGETLDEYWWCLEQALTWPDGSGPDLIVDDGGDATLFVHEGVRGEADPARLKKSYDHADFQALIQRLLRAYQADPKRWQQVAANIRGVSEETTTGVSRLYQLEREGNLLFPAINVNDSVTKSKFDNLYGCRESLSDGIKRATDVMLAGKKALVMGFGDVGKGSAQSLKAYGARVFVSEIDPICALQAAMEGYPVVRTDDVVADMDIFVTATGNFKVLTGAHMEQMKDGAIVCNIGHFDNEIEMDYLEKSPQCRRRNIKPQVDQWTLVSGRSIIVLAEGRLVNLGCATGHPSFVMSSSFTNQVLAQIKLAGENHDKKVYVLPKYLDEEVARLHLERLGAQLTRLTPEQAEYLGVDVNGPYKSDHYRY
- a CDS encoding metalloregulator ArsR/SmtB family transcription factor; the encoded protein is MSTLSRFKALSDPMRLRIIHLLLHMELNVNELVAVLRTGQSRVSHHLRMLAVGGLVTHRRQGLWTFYAAARDGEGGAFLKAVRSFLGDTPENEADIEAAQRVVMQRESETTRFFDNIAEDWDALRREIFGDFDLASLILNTIPPVDTGVDLGCGAGDLIPLLLRRCRRVIGVDNSPRMLESAHRRFQNQKGAVDLRIGGLRHLPLRDAEADLAIIHMVLHHLEDPVEVFDEAHRVLKPRAPFLIVDFLRHDRKEMRQRYGDRWLGFDREQIHAWLQKSGFSAGRIETIALQKGLEGFFLPATKIDMQN
- the ligA gene encoding DNA ligase (NAD(+)) LigA, with product MDVRRRIRELSRLLLHHQYLYYVLSRPEITDLEYDRLFSELSELEKRYPQWALINSPTRRVGSDLDNSLEEHPHTVEVLSLDKEYTTAKVVEWMCKLADRHGDHTGFVAEEKLDGASVVLYYRKGELFRALTRGDGYSGNDVTANVRTIPSVPLVLESSDDLVVRGEVFMHRDDFLAFNQRLENRYSSPRNLAAGTLRQLKSSQAARVPLRFNGYEAWMDAGKVAWNSKGTSLSLKTDHVARLSYLQNAGFRMKGHAGFFCRDVGRCREVSQRIPELAAGTLEEFESFVNNARDRRGALNYEIDGLVIKINEIPLRETLGATAHHPRWALAFKFDAPEAETRLLGIQVQVGRNGRVTPVAELEPVVVGGSTVSRATLHNQEYINTLELRIKDRVRISRRGDVIPAVEKVVEPADGHGSIFQLPNNCPFCDSDLVRQGAHHFCPNRDCPERQRRALIHFTARAQMDIESLGEKTIHFLYEKDLVRRIPDIYTFDPDQLLGEAGFKQRKISAICEGVEASRNQPFSRVLAALGIEGIGAAAVRLLIENGFDSMHKLIATAAQGDAEPFAAIHGFGETTARALVEYFQDSENLKMIRELEACGLQMQAQKESGEGDRSLENTVWVITGSFKHYSPRSRAADEISQRGGRIAATVTNRTTHLLKGESPGSKLERALETGATIVDEEQFIDLLRAK
- a CDS encoding Nif3-like dinuclear metal center hexameric protein encodes the protein MTPTRMMHRDDLDQWLRRFYQTDDFKDYCHNGLQVEGRREIRRVVLGVSLNGLLLKAAVNYMADAVIVHHGFFGRDLFRLTGIRQRWVATLLKHEISLFGIHLPMDAHPVLGHNALITGWMGGNSPEPLGPGFLSDNATAAPLDELLRRLAKHLPGREGESRAVPGHDEQGFRLEWRHGFQVLANGPEMPRRLAVVSGGSADLYESAVSRGVDAFFCGEIKEPIPALSRETRTHFINLGHYRSELPGIRALRDELASRLNLHARFVDVPNPI
- a CDS encoding TraB/GumN family protein, with translation MKTERRTPMTKFKRTWTKLAVIAAMAAGITCPLDARHFLWSVKGEQGSAYIMGSIHLLKKDYFPLPAAIRNAFAECGALAVEADISADKMAGAALMQMQLGMYAEDDSLKNHVSTKTWQLAERKLSELGMDIKGFSRFKPWMLALTIVSMEMMRMGFDPRWGVDRYFLEIAPEEMEILELEGLKSQMELFNGFSEAMSERFLFFNIQESENARKQVEDMVAAWFTGDIDAMESLLTRSIQDHPELTDLYDKIVYQRNRSMTERILELLSAEQKLFVVVGAAHLVGDKGIISRLRGRGYLVQQL